A genomic segment from Lates calcarifer isolate ASB-BC8 linkage group LG13, TLL_Latcal_v3, whole genome shotgun sequence encodes:
- the LOC108878274 gene encoding LOW QUALITY PROTEIN: kallikrein-1-like (The sequence of the model RefSeq protein was modified relative to this genomic sequence to represent the inferred CDS: deleted 1 base in 1 codon), which yields MKLPFVLVLVLAGAASVAIEKRIVGSQDCNKDRQYHVEIESVQGGKSCGGALLNTRWVITASHCAEQKVIVKLGLNNDVSGFTKLVSSIKGSGKKYKQTIETDHQFTYKNEEGRPHDIMLIRLKEDMSASLPTIELPPDDCTKPDLKKQVKIGGWGIAKKDKKPKHLKCATTEIRQCGEKDKPDDKYFSDETTTMCAFKAGVETCYGDAGSAVEYNNLLYGIIVSNPVDTCAKNIVMLNICNYKQWIDETMQAHS from the exons ATGAAGCTTCCCTTTGTTCTTGTCTTAGTTCTTGCtg GTGCTGCATCAGTGGCCATTGAGAAGAGGATTGTTGGGAGTCAGGACTGTAACAAGGACAGGCAATACCACGTCGAGATAGAGTCTGTCCAGGGGGGGAAGTCCTGTGGAGGCGCTCTGCTCAACACCCGCTGGGTCATCACTGCTTCCCACTGTGCAGAACA GAAAGTGATAGTGAAGCTTGGCTTAAACAATGACGTGTCAGGTTTTACAAAATTGGTG TCGTCCATAAAAGGATCAGGCAAGAAATATAAGCAAACCATCGAAACTGACCATCAGTTTACCTACAAAAACGAGGAGGGGCGTCCCCACGACATCATGCTCATAAGACTGAAGGAGGATATGTCTGCGAGCCTTCCCACCATCGAGCTTCCTCCTGATGACTGTACCAAACCAGATCTTAAAAAGCAGGTGAAGATTGGAGGCTGGGGAATCGCGAAAA AAGACAAAAAACCCAAGCATTTGAAGTGCGCCACCACAGAAATCAGGCAATGTGGTGAGAAAGATAAACCTGATGATAAATACTTCAGTGATGAGACTACCaccatgtgtgcatttaaagctGGCGTAGAGACCTGCTAT GGTGATGCAGGATCAGCTGTGGAGTACAACAATCTCTTATATGGGATTATTGTAAGCAACCCTGTTGATACATGTGCAAAAAACATTGTAATGCTCAACATCTGTAACTACAAGCAGTGGATTGATGAAACCATGCAGGCACATTCATGA
- the golm1 gene encoding Golgi membrane protein 1 — protein sequence MGGLGNGRRGGRSPPLMIGALIACILVLGFNYWVSSSRNLELQTKLYELEGQVRRGAAERGAAELKKTEFQEEIQRQKEQISHIESLYKRQLEGAQNTCSLEKGTLQQNISSSTKTIQELKGQLNQLNDDLGKLQKELQGCQGNINTLNNKLTYDMTHCHSQVLSQKELCDERVAAAKLEVQKKMEKLVIPPPGTPSQENPVNGAAKEDGPVMTGTGTVKTATVVNHTPSLSQPKGNEPPELLTNEIIIDKDHDPLVDLSPLKDLSKAEFQSVPSAVTVKQDILLPPEGADKTQDGEAETSKLLKNNLTEDKDIEVMDAHEEGVQTEEADPGMEGMLIGQGKADDNPVGQKPEEPEEYDADEQAVGGVQQSKQAENIDNEMEEDIADYDGDDENKGEFEADKQAELAEN from the exons ATGGGTGGGCTGGGGAACGGACGTCGTGGAGGAAGATCACCCCCCCTGATGATTGGCGCTCTAATTGCCTGTATCTTGGTTCTGGGTTTTAACTACTGGGTGTCCAGCTCCCGCAACCTGGAGCTGCAG ACTAAGCTGTATGAGTTGGAGGGCCAGGTGCGACGTGGAGCAGCAGAGCGAGGAGCAGCGGAGTTGAAGAAGACTGAGTTCCAGGAGGAAAtccagagacagaaagagcagatCAGCCACATAGAAAGCCTCTATAAGAGACAGCTCGAAGGAGCCCAGAACACCTGCAGCCTAGAGAAG GGCACGCTGCAGCAGAACATTTCCTCCTCTACCAAAACCATACAGGAACTCAAAG GTCAGTTGAATCAGCTGAATGATGACCTGGGGAAGCTACAGAAGGAGCTACAGGGTTGCCAAGGCAACATAAACACTCTTAACAACAAACTCACTTATGACAT GACCCATTGTCACTCCCAGGTCCTGTCCCAGAAGGAGTTGTGTGATGAGAGAGTGGCTGCTGCTAAACTTGAagttcagaaaaaaatggagaagcTTGTGATCCCTCCCCCAGGCACCCCCTCACAG GAAAACCCAGTTAATGGAGCAGCAAAAGAGGACGGACCAGTCATGACCGGGACTGGTACAGTTAAGACAGCTACTGTTGTAAACCACACTCCAAGCCTCTCTCAGCCCAAAGGAAACGAACCACCCGAACTACTGACCAATGAGATCATTATAgacaaag ATCACGATCCCCTAGTGGACCTGTCTCCATTGAAGGATCTCTCCAAAGCAGAGTTCCAGTCTGTTCCCTCTGCTGTTACAGTCAAACAGGACATTTTGCTACCACCAGAGGGAGCCGACAAAACGCAGGACGGTGAGGCTGAGACCAGTAAACTTTTGAAGAATAATCTCACTGAGGATAAAGACATTGAGGTGATGGATGCCCATGAAGAGGGTGTTCAGACAGAAG AGGCAGACCCTGGGATGGAGGGCATGCTGATTGGCCAGGGGAAGGCAGATGACAATCCTGTTGGTCAGAAACCGGAGGAGCCTGAAGAGTATGACGCAGACGAACAGGCTGTGGGCGGAGTCCAGCAGAGTAAACAGGCTGAGAATATag ACAATGAAATGGAGGAGGACATAGCTGActatgatggagatgatgagaATAAAGGGGAGTTTGAAGCAGACAAGCAAGCTGAGCTCGCTGAAAACTAA
- the lmbrd2a gene encoding G-protein coupled receptor-associated protein LMBRD2a, with product MSGAALAVVVVVVFLLALYLLQRYGDLRKQQRMVLLGTLLSWYLCFLIVFILPLDVSTTIYKQCVLDNTHHSPPVTPARGANQTEASSSLYPSISVPKACEEPWSYIPDGVLPVFWRVVYWTSQFLTWLLLPFMQSYARSGAFSRVGKIKTALIENAIYYGTYLLIFISLLLYVAAHPQWKLTWTELQTIGITAANTWGLFLLVLLLGYGLVEIPRSYWLSSSHGYLLAKTYFKVAKMATEKAAAEENLANVMEEVAAVHEAVRYNHSLRKCVDTILTKCPTEYQEEMGRNVESAGEEQNVLPTKRGLVKLHKKVISAVQRHSQTQVQWSILLDQAFHLEDVAKSQSSPVRHLVHSFPSAHQHGWIRRFIYTPAVEWYWECVLRQGFYRLLAVLLCLLSAAVVWSECTFFSTHPVLSLFAVFIQMAEKQYNYICIEMACFISILFLCVCVYSTVFRIRVFNYYNLVPHHQTDAYSLQFSGMLFCRLTPPLCLNFLGLIHMDSAISHQDRIQTSYTSIMGSMHLLSFISDGFYIYYPMLILLLCFATFYNLGSRCLNLLGFHQYITDDDLTSDLVDEGRELIRRERRKRQKAEDGGNRRWAWRERYGVSGTTGRSRAGYSELKDNQDSPVTEIKESVITFTRRDGEEQHTRLLQDNSSDEGSPNRRSTGGRYLSLSPPRMGIFDDV from the exons TGGGGATTTGCGGAAGCAGCAGCGGATGGTCCTGCTCGGGACGCTGCTCTCCTGGTACCTCTGCTTCCTCATCGTCTTCATCCTGCCGCTCGATGTCAGCACG ACCATCTACAAGCAGTGTGTTCTTGACAATACACACCACTCTCCTCCTGTAACTCCAGCAAGAGGCGCCAATCAGACTGAAGCCAGCTCGTCTCTTTATCCATCTATAAG tgtacCAAAGGCATGTGAGGAGCCCTGGAGTTATATCCCAGATGGCGTCCTTCCTGTGTTTTGGAGAGTTGTATACTGGACTTCCCAGTTTCTTACTTG GCTGCTGTTGCCTTTCATGCAGTCTTATGCACGGTCGGGAGCTTTCTCCAGAGTTGGAAAGATTAAAACAGCTCTCATTGAAAATGCTATCTACTATGGCACCTACCTCCTTatcttcatctctctgctcctctatGTGGCTGCTCATCCACAGTGGAAACTCACATG GACGGAGCTCCAGACCATCGGTATTACAGCTGCCAACACCTGGGGCCTCTTCCTCCTGGTGCTGTTGCTAGGCTATGGCCTGGTAGAGATCCCTCGCTCTTATTGGCTCTCATCGTCCCATGGTTACTTGCTGGCCAAGACCTACTTCAAGGTGGCCAAAATGGCTACTGAGAAGGCAGCAGCTGAGGAGAACCTTGCCAATGTTATGGAG GAGGTGGCAGCTGTCCATGAAGCTGTCAGATACAACCACTCTCTCAGGAAGTGTGTGGACACCATTCTGACGAAG TGTCCCACTGAGTACCAGGAGGAGATGGGAAGAAATGTGGAAAGCGCTGGGGAGGAACAGAACGTCCTTCCCACCAAAAGAGGACTAGTGAAGCTTCATAAAaaa gTAATCTCTGCAgtgcagagacacagtcagaCTCAGGTTCAGTGGTCTATCTTGTTAGACCAGGCTTTTCACCTGGAAGATGTCGCTAAGAGCCAGAGCAGCCCGGTCCGACATTTGGTGCACAGCTTTCCCTCAGCACACCAGCACGGCTGGATCCGTAGGTTCATCTACACTCCTGCTGTAG AGTGGTACTGGGAGTGTGTGCTCCGGCAGGGTTTCTACAGGCTGCTGGCAGTGCTCCTGtgcctcctctctgcagcagtAGTCTGGTCTGAGTGCACCTTCTTCAGTACACACCCcgtcctttccctctttgctGTCTTCATACAGATGGCTGAAAAACAATACAACTACATTTGTATTGAG ATGGCGTGTTTCATCAGTAtcctcttcctgtgtgtttgcgtcTACTCCACAGTGTTCAGGATACGTGTTTTCAACTACTATAACCTGGTGCCACATCATCAGACTGATGCTTACAGCCTGCAGTTCAGCGGCAT GTTGTTTTGTCGTCTCACTCCTCCTTTGTGCCTCAACTTTCTGGGCCTGATCCACATGGATTCGGCTATCTCACACCAGGACAGAATACAGACATCCTACACTTCT ATCATGGGCTCGATGCATCTGCTATCTTTTATATCTGATGGGTTCTACATCTATTATCCCATGCTGATTTTGTTGCTTTGCTTTGCCACTTTTTACAA CCTGGGCTCTCGCTGTTTGAACCTTCTGGGCTTCCATCAGTACATTACTGATGATGACTTGACCTCTGATCTCGTGGATGAAGGCAGGGAACTCATCAGAAGGG aaagaagaaaaagacagaaagctgAAGATGGAGGAAATCGAAGATGG GCCTGGAGGGAGCGGTATGGAGTCTCTGGGACCACAGGGCGGAGCAGAGCTGGTTACTCTGAGTTAAAGGATAACCAGGACAGCCCTGTAACAGAGATCAAGGAGAGTG TGATCACATTCACcagaagagatggagaggagcagCACACACGCTTACTGCAAGACAACTCCAGTGATGAAGGTTCACCAAACAGaag ATCTACAGGAGGACGTTACCTGTCTCTGTCACCTCCAAGGATGGGCATCTTTGACGATGTTTGA